From Streptomyces sp. 6-11-2, one genomic window encodes:
- a CDS encoding NUDIX hydrolase: MRTQPQALLAACVVVLDGDGRVLLLRYGPGQPMAGGWWLPGGMLDHGEDPWAAARREMHEETGIELGPVPRLLGMDHRVDVLSTGPVLDCFFYGGTLPGGSHTTIRLSAEHDRHGWFAPADLPGTRLAAGARTLTALHEAALNATVVCLREGEPWV, encoded by the coding sequence GTGAGGACTCAGCCGCAGGCGCTCCTCGCCGCGTGTGTGGTGGTGCTGGACGGCGACGGCCGCGTCCTGCTCCTGCGCTACGGCCCCGGTCAGCCGATGGCGGGCGGTTGGTGGCTGCCCGGCGGGATGCTGGACCACGGCGAGGACCCCTGGGCGGCGGCCCGGCGGGAGATGCACGAGGAGACGGGCATCGAACTCGGGCCCGTGCCCCGGCTGCTCGGCATGGACCACCGCGTGGACGTACTAAGCACCGGCCCGGTCCTGGACTGCTTCTTCTACGGCGGCACGCTCCCCGGCGGCTCGCACACGACCATTCGGCTCAGCGCCGAGCACGACCGGCACGGCTGGTTCGCCCCTGCCGATCTGCCCGGCACACGGCTCGCCGCCGGGGCCCGGACCCTCACCGCGCTGCACGAGGCGGCGCTGAACGCCACGGTGGTGTGCCTGCGGGAGGGCGAGCCGTGGGTGTGA
- a CDS encoding polynucleotide kinase-phosphatase has protein sequence MTETQSPTGRGRVLPVTDLSLVVLVGASGSGKSTFARRHFKPTEVLSSDFCRGLVSDDENDQGATRDAFDVLHYIAGKRLAAGRRTVVDATSVQQDARRRLIDLAKSHDVLPIAIVLDVPEEVCAERNAARTDRADMPRRVIRRHTRELRRALRHLEREGFRKVHVLRGVDEVESASVVTEKRFNDLTQLTGPFDIIGDIHGCSAELEALLAKLGYADGAHPEGRTAVFVGDLVDRGPDSPGVLRRVMSMVEAGDALCVPGNHENKYGRHLKGRKVQPTHGLAETIAQMEGESEEFKARVREFIDGLVSHYVLDGGRLVVSHAGLPEKYHGRTSGRVRSHALYGDTTGETDEFGLPVRYPWAEDYRGRAAVVYGHTPVPEATWLNNTICLDTGAVFGGKLTALRWPERELVDVPAEQVWYEPARPLRTEAPGGHDGRPLDLGDVHGRRAVETRHAGRVAVREENAAAALEVMSRFAVDPRLLPYLPPTMAPTATSRADGYLEHPEEAFAQYREDGVDRVVCEEKHMGSRAVALVCRDAEAARRRFGVDGPTGSLYTRTGRPFFDDSSVTEEILGRLRTAVTEAGLWADLDTDWLLLDCELMPWSLKASGLLRSQYAAVGAASGAVFPDALAALEGAAARGVDVTDLLGRQRERAADAAAFTAAYRRYCWPTDGLDGVRLAPFQILAVRGRSLAGLPHDGQLALLDRLVKHDATGLLQTTRRLYVDVSDPESVRAGVDWWLEMTGRGGEGMVVKPLGALVRGKEGRLVQPGIKCRGREYLRIIYGPEYTRPDNLARLRGRFLHHKRSLAIREYALGLEALDRLADGEALWRVHEAVFGVLALESEPVDPRL, from the coding sequence ATGACCGAGACACAGAGCCCCACAGGACGAGGACGCGTCCTGCCCGTGACCGACCTCTCCCTCGTCGTGCTTGTCGGCGCCTCCGGTTCGGGCAAGTCCACCTTCGCCCGGCGCCACTTCAAGCCCACCGAGGTCCTCTCCTCGGACTTCTGCCGCGGCCTGGTCTCCGACGACGAGAACGACCAGGGCGCCACCCGCGACGCCTTCGACGTGCTGCACTACATCGCCGGCAAGCGCCTGGCGGCCGGCCGCCGCACCGTCGTCGACGCCACCAGCGTGCAGCAGGACGCCCGGCGCCGGCTGATCGACCTGGCGAAGAGCCACGACGTGCTGCCCATCGCCATCGTGCTCGACGTACCGGAGGAGGTGTGCGCCGAGCGCAACGCGGCCCGCACCGACCGGGCCGACATGCCGCGCCGGGTGATCCGGCGGCACACCCGCGAACTGAGGCGCGCGCTGCGGCACCTGGAGCGCGAGGGCTTCCGCAAGGTGCACGTGCTGCGCGGGGTCGACGAGGTCGAGAGCGCGTCGGTCGTCACCGAGAAGCGCTTCAACGACCTCACCCAGCTCACCGGCCCGTTCGACATCATCGGCGACATCCACGGCTGCTCCGCCGAACTGGAAGCACTGCTGGCCAAGTTGGGCTACGCCGACGGGGCGCACCCCGAGGGCCGTACCGCGGTCTTCGTCGGCGACCTGGTCGACCGCGGCCCGGACAGCCCGGGTGTGCTGCGCCGGGTGATGTCCATGGTCGAGGCGGGCGACGCGCTGTGCGTGCCGGGCAACCACGAGAACAAGTACGGGCGCCACCTCAAGGGCCGCAAGGTCCAGCCCACCCACGGACTCGCCGAGACCATCGCGCAGATGGAGGGGGAGAGCGAGGAGTTCAAGGCGCGGGTGAGGGAGTTCATCGACGGCCTGGTCAGCCACTACGTCCTCGACGGCGGGCGGCTGGTGGTCAGCCACGCCGGCCTGCCGGAGAAGTACCACGGCCGCACCTCCGGCCGGGTGCGCTCGCACGCGCTCTACGGCGACACCACCGGGGAGACGGACGAGTTCGGCCTGCCGGTGCGCTACCCGTGGGCGGAGGACTACCGCGGCCGGGCGGCCGTGGTCTACGGCCACACCCCGGTCCCGGAGGCCACCTGGCTGAACAACACCATCTGCCTCGACACCGGCGCGGTGTTCGGCGGCAAGCTGACCGCGCTGCGCTGGCCGGAGCGGGAGCTGGTCGACGTACCGGCCGAGCAGGTCTGGTACGAGCCGGCCAGGCCGCTGCGCACCGAGGCACCCGGCGGGCACGACGGCCGTCCGCTGGACCTCGGTGACGTGCACGGCCGCCGGGCCGTCGAGACCCGGCACGCCGGCCGGGTCGCGGTGCGCGAGGAGAACGCGGCGGCGGCCCTGGAGGTCATGAGCCGCTTCGCCGTCGACCCGCGGCTGCTTCCGTATCTGCCGCCCACCATGGCGCCGACGGCGACTTCGAGGGCCGACGGCTACTTGGAGCACCCGGAAGAGGCGTTCGCCCAGTACCGGGAGGACGGGGTGGACCGGGTCGTGTGCGAGGAGAAGCACATGGGCTCCCGGGCGGTGGCCCTGGTCTGCCGGGACGCGGAGGCGGCACGCAGGCGGTTCGGAGTGGACGGCCCGACCGGTTCCCTCTACACCCGCACCGGCCGCCCTTTCTTCGACGACTCCTCCGTCACCGAGGAGATACTCGGCCGGCTGCGCACGGCGGTCACCGAGGCGGGCCTGTGGGCGGACCTCGACACCGACTGGCTGCTGCTCGACTGCGAGCTGATGCCGTGGTCGCTGAAGGCCTCCGGGCTGCTGCGCTCGCAGTACGCGGCGGTCGGCGCGGCCTCCGGCGCGGTGTTCCCGGACGCGCTGGCCGCCCTGGAGGGCGCCGCGGCGCGCGGTGTCGACGTGACGGACCTGCTGGGCCGCCAGCGCGAACGGGCCGCCGACGCGGCCGCGTTCACGGCCGCCTACCGTCGCTACTGCTGGCCGACCGACGGCCTGGACGGCGTCCGCCTGGCACCGTTCCAGATCCTCGCCGTGCGGGGCCGCAGCCTGGCCGGGCTGCCGCACGACGGGCAACTGGCGCTGCTCGACCGGCTCGTGAAGCACGACGCCACCGGTCTGCTGCAGACCACCCGCCGCCTGTACGTCGACGTGTCCGACCCGGAGTCGGTGCGGGCGGGCGTCGACTGGTGGCTGGAGATGACGGGCCGCGGCGGCGAGGGCATGGTCGTCAAGCCGCTGGGCGCTCTGGTGCGCGGCAAGGAGGGCCGTCTGGTGCAGCCCGGCATCAAGTGCCGCGGCCGGGAGTACCTGCGGATCATCTACGGTCCCGAGTACACCCGCCCGGACAACCTCGCCCGCCTGCGTGGCCGCTTCCTCCACCACAAGCGCTCCCTCGCGATCCGCGAGTACGCCCTCGGTCTGGAGGCCCTGGACCGCCTGGCCGACGGCGAGGCGCTGTGGCGGGTGCACGAGGCGGTGTTCGGCGTGCTGGCGCTGGAGTCGGAGCCGGTGGACCCCCGCCTGTGA
- a CDS encoding 3' terminal RNA ribose 2'-O-methyltransferase Hen1: MFLTITTTGTSEHPATDLGFLLHKHPGKSQAFSTSYGTAHVLYPEADDQRCTAALLLEVDTVALVRRGKGKGRGGAPDAALAQYVNDRPYAASSLLAVALSAVFSSALRGVCHARPELPSHPRPLRIEVPALPARGGPALVQRLFEPLGWTVSAEPVALDAEFPEWGDSRYVRLVLESEAVTLAQALRHLYVLLPVLDDAKHYWVAPDEVDKLLRAGEGWLPEHPEQKLITSRYLSRRWSLTREAMERLELVRLAEADDSGVDELDNAVAEETGTEEKPTPLAVRRRDTIVAALHERGAARVLDLGCGQGQLVQALLRDARFTEIVAVDVSVRALTIAARRLKLDRMGERQSARVTLRQGSLVYTDKQLKGYDAAVLSEVIEHLDLPRLPALEYAVFGAARPRTVLVTTPNVEYNVRWETLPAGHARHGDHRFEWTREEFGQWAHTVAERHGYDVEFRPIGPDDPEVGPPTQMAVFTLGTTQDTQDTQDTQDTQDTQDTQDTQDTQDTQDTQDTKDTSVKEATAA; the protein is encoded by the coding sequence ATGTTCCTGACCATCACCACCACCGGCACGTCCGAACACCCCGCGACCGACCTCGGTTTCCTGCTGCACAAGCACCCGGGCAAGTCACAGGCGTTCTCCACCTCCTACGGCACCGCGCACGTCCTCTACCCCGAGGCGGACGATCAGCGCTGCACGGCGGCGCTGCTGCTGGAGGTCGACACGGTGGCCCTGGTCCGGCGGGGCAAGGGCAAGGGACGCGGCGGCGCCCCCGACGCGGCGCTCGCGCAGTACGTCAACGACCGCCCCTACGCGGCCTCTTCGCTGCTCGCCGTGGCGCTGAGCGCCGTGTTCTCCAGCGCGCTGCGCGGGGTGTGCCACGCGCGGCCCGAACTCCCGTCCCATCCACGCCCGTTGCGCATCGAGGTACCCGCGCTCCCGGCCCGCGGCGGCCCCGCCCTCGTACAGCGCCTGTTCGAACCGCTCGGCTGGACGGTCAGCGCCGAACCGGTCGCGCTGGACGCCGAGTTCCCCGAGTGGGGCGACTCGCGCTACGTCCGGCTCGTGCTGGAGTCGGAGGCGGTGACCCTTGCCCAGGCGCTGCGCCACCTCTACGTCCTGCTCCCCGTCCTCGACGACGCCAAGCACTACTGGGTCGCACCCGACGAGGTCGACAAGCTGCTCCGGGCGGGCGAGGGCTGGCTGCCCGAGCACCCGGAACAGAAGCTGATCACCAGCCGCTACCTCTCGCGTCGCTGGTCGCTGACCCGGGAGGCGATGGAGCGACTGGAGCTGGTGCGGCTGGCCGAGGCCGACGACAGCGGGGTCGATGAGCTCGACAACGCCGTGGCGGAGGAGACCGGGACCGAGGAGAAGCCGACGCCGCTGGCCGTGCGGCGGCGGGACACGATCGTCGCGGCGCTGCACGAGCGCGGTGCTGCCCGGGTCCTCGACCTCGGCTGCGGGCAGGGCCAGTTGGTGCAGGCGCTGCTGCGGGACGCGCGGTTCACCGAGATCGTCGCCGTCGACGTGTCGGTACGGGCCCTCACCATCGCCGCCCGGCGGCTGAAGCTGGACCGGATGGGGGAGCGGCAGTCCGCCCGCGTCACGCTCCGGCAGGGCTCGCTCGTCTACACCGACAAGCAGCTCAAGGGCTACGACGCCGCCGTGCTCAGTGAGGTGATCGAGCACCTCGACCTGCCCCGGCTGCCCGCCCTGGAGTACGCGGTGTTCGGTGCCGCCCGCCCCCGCACCGTGCTCGTGACCACTCCGAACGTCGAGTACAACGTCCGCTGGGAGACCCTCCCCGCCGGGCACGCACGGCACGGCGACCACCGCTTCGAGTGGACCCGCGAGGAGTTCGGCCAGTGGGCGCACACCGTGGCCGAACGCCACGGCTACGACGTCGAGTTCCGTCCCATCGGCCCCGACGACCCCGAGGTCGGACCGCCCACCCAGATGGCCGTCTTCACCCTCGGGACCACCCAGGACACCCAGGACACCCAGGACACCCAGGACACCCAGGACACCCAGGACACCCAGGACACCCAGGACACCCAGGACACCCAGGACACCCAGGACACCAAGGACACCAGTGTGAAGGAGGCGACGGCGGCATGA